From Cannabis sativa cultivar Pink pepper isolate KNU-18-1 chromosome 8, ASM2916894v1, whole genome shotgun sequence, a single genomic window includes:
- the LOC115698561 gene encoding F-box protein At2g32560 isoform X1, protein MSNSKFGISFNPMLCFFISCVPLIFLSESFTQRTLQLCEGVLKLLSIWFCEKFSKFLVSRFQKSRIPLSFVQSPMTLVLKKMALCSTRVENVEENERISLLDLPELTLECIFERLSPAGLCSMAGVCSSLRERCTSDHLWEIHLKQKWGKVIGDTAYQGWQCQVASRNGPSLSGQDKKKGLFESLLSSRPFSWITPKLEKSCKVRTTLPVDSIMAWYLSLESGNFWFPAQVYNRENGHIGFMLSCYDALLCYNSETDNFHARYSSHGRRTLEENIGWDRLRAPPVNTPPFVLHVSDCLPDLKPGDYIEIQWRRNKEFPYGWWYGHVDHLEPCDGNETLCRCHYSDTVVLKFNQYSSESRWRRTLINRKDHREEGNEVDGFYGGIRKLYKEEEIARWKHFWPAQVLEQ, encoded by the exons ATGTCAAACTCAAAATTTGGAATCTCATTCAATCCTATGCTTTGCTTCTTTATATCTTGTGTCCCTTTGATATTTCTTTCCGAGTCTTTTACTCAAAGGACACTCCAGTTATGTGAGGGTGTGCTAAAACTGTTGTCAATCTGGTTTTGTGAGaaattttccaaatttcttgtgTCCCGGTTCCAGAAAAGTAGGATCCCTTTGAGTTTTGTGCAAAGCCCCATGACCCTTGTTTTGAAAAAGATGGCCTTGTGTTCAACAAGGGTAGAGAATGTAGAGGAAAATGAGAGGATTTCCCTTCTGGATTTGCCTGAATTGACCTTGGAGTGCATCTTTGAACGGCTTTCACCGGCGGGTTTGTGCAGCATGGCTGGAGTTTGCTCTTCTTTGAGGGAGAGGTGTACTAGTGACCATTTATGGGAGATACATTTGAAGCAGAAATGGGGTAAAGTAATTGGTGATACAGCTTACCAAGGATGGCAATGTCAAGTGGCCTCCAGGAATGGACCCAGCCTCTCTGGTCAAGACAAGAAAAAGGGACTATTTGAGTCTCTTCTTAGTTCAAGGCCCTTCTCATGGATCACACCTAAACTAGAAAAGAGTTGCAAAGTGAGGACTACTTTACCAGTTGACTCAATCATGGCTTGGTATCTTTCTCTTGAGAGTGGCAACTTCTGGTTCCCAGCTCAGGTCTACAACCGAGAG AATGGTCATATAGGCTTCATGCTCTCATGTTATGATGCTCTGCTCTGCTACAATTCCGAAACTGACAACTTTCATGCAAG GTATTCGTCTCATGGACGGAGAACATTAGAGGAAAATATAGGGTGGGATAGGCTAAGAGCACCACCTGTTAACACTCCTCCGTTCGTGCTTCATGTTTCCGATTGTTTGCCTGACTTAAAACCCGGTGACTATATTGAGATCCAGTGGAGAAGAAACAAAGAATTCCCTTACG GTTGGTGGTATGGCCATGTTGATCACCTGGAGCCCTGTGATGGAAATGAGACTCTGTGCCGCTGTCATTACAGTG ATACAGTAGTACTGAAGTTCAATCAGTACAGTTCTGAATCAAGatggagacgaactttgataAATAGGAAGGATCATCGTGAAGAAGGGAATGAAGTGGATGGATTTTATGGAGGAATTAGAAAGCTTTACAAAGAGGAAGAGATTGCTAGGTGGAAGCACTTTTGGCCAGCTCAAGTCCTGGAACAGTAG
- the LOC115698561 gene encoding F-box protein At2g32560 isoform X2 translates to MSNSKFGISFNPMLCFFISCVPLIFLSESFTQRTLQLCEGVLKLLSIWFCEKFSKFLVSRFQKSRIPLSFVQSPMTLVLKKMALCSTRVENVEENERISLLDLPELTLECIFERLSPAGLCSMAGVCSSLRERCTSDHLWEIHLKQKWGKVIGDTAYQGWQCQVASRNGPSLSGQDKKKGLFESLLSSRPFSWITPKLEKSCKVRTTLPVDSIMAWYLSLESGNFWFPAQVYNRENGHIGFMLSCYDALLCYNSETDNFHARYSSHGRRTLEENIGWDRLRAPPVNTPPFVLHVSDCLPDLKPGDYIEIQWRRNKEFPYGWWYGHVDHLEPCDGNETLCRCHYSGENVILFCTLIFFLHFISLIISHRCCIRNYYRL, encoded by the exons ATGTCAAACTCAAAATTTGGAATCTCATTCAATCCTATGCTTTGCTTCTTTATATCTTGTGTCCCTTTGATATTTCTTTCCGAGTCTTTTACTCAAAGGACACTCCAGTTATGTGAGGGTGTGCTAAAACTGTTGTCAATCTGGTTTTGTGAGaaattttccaaatttcttgtgTCCCGGTTCCAGAAAAGTAGGATCCCTTTGAGTTTTGTGCAAAGCCCCATGACCCTTGTTTTGAAAAAGATGGCCTTGTGTTCAACAAGGGTAGAGAATGTAGAGGAAAATGAGAGGATTTCCCTTCTGGATTTGCCTGAATTGACCTTGGAGTGCATCTTTGAACGGCTTTCACCGGCGGGTTTGTGCAGCATGGCTGGAGTTTGCTCTTCTTTGAGGGAGAGGTGTACTAGTGACCATTTATGGGAGATACATTTGAAGCAGAAATGGGGTAAAGTAATTGGTGATACAGCTTACCAAGGATGGCAATGTCAAGTGGCCTCCAGGAATGGACCCAGCCTCTCTGGTCAAGACAAGAAAAAGGGACTATTTGAGTCTCTTCTTAGTTCAAGGCCCTTCTCATGGATCACACCTAAACTAGAAAAGAGTTGCAAAGTGAGGACTACTTTACCAGTTGACTCAATCATGGCTTGGTATCTTTCTCTTGAGAGTGGCAACTTCTGGTTCCCAGCTCAGGTCTACAACCGAGAG AATGGTCATATAGGCTTCATGCTCTCATGTTATGATGCTCTGCTCTGCTACAATTCCGAAACTGACAACTTTCATGCAAG GTATTCGTCTCATGGACGGAGAACATTAGAGGAAAATATAGGGTGGGATAGGCTAAGAGCACCACCTGTTAACACTCCTCCGTTCGTGCTTCATGTTTCCGATTGTTTGCCTGACTTAAAACCCGGTGACTATATTGAGATCCAGTGGAGAAGAAACAAAGAATTCCCTTACG GTTGGTGGTATGGCCATGTTGATCACCTGGAGCCCTGTGATGGAAATGAGACTCTGTGCCGCTGTCATTACAGTGGTGagaatgtcattctattttgcactttaattttttttcttcatttcatttCTTTGATCATATCACATAGATGCTGCATAAGG AATTACTACAGATTGTAG